The DNA region CAGACGCTTTATTATCGTATAGATCTTTTACATTCATTCCCTGTACATTATTGGTTCAAGCTCTGAAACAGCGCTTTTCTCTATTTTATCTATGTTTTTTATAACATCACTGATGTTAACCTCATCCATAACTGCATATTTTACATTGCCAAGGCTCATTGAGTATGATCCAGGGCAGAGTGAGTTTGGTGTTACAATAAATATATCCGGCTTTAATGATAGAATTGCGGCCATTGCCATCTCCCTGCCACCGTGCATTGATCCAAAGCCAGGGTTCTCGTATTCCTCTATCTGTTTTGTCTCACTGTCTATAAGAAATATCGTGCTTCCAAACTGGAGCGGTGCAAGGACGTTTTCCTCATCAACAACACAAGCTATTTTCATAATTGAGAATAATATAAACGTGAATTTAAGCTAAATCATGCAGTAGCAGTTACAATAATTTTAAATATTAATTTAAAGTGTTTTCTTTATTATATCCTCTATCTCCTTTTGAAACGTGTTTATAAAATCGTTTATGGCCTGTTCCTTAACGTCTGATGGCGCACTTATCAATCCGATCTTTGCGGTCAGCTTTGTCATCTTGGCAACGGAATCGTATTCCTTGAGCTTTGCCTCCATGTATTCCTTTAAAACGCTTGATATCTCCTTTTTTATCTCATCGTTGCTGTTTATCCTCTTTTTTATGTATTCCTTGATTAGATCCTTTAACACCTCCCTAAATGCCTCTATGTAAAGTTCCTCGGTCGGCAATGCACTGAAAATATTTTTTAGATATTTGTCTATATCATCCACAGTTCAATAGAATTTCATGGTAAATAAATTTAATTATGATGGTGTCTTGTAATTGTATTTTTTGAATATGAGATTTTAAAGCCGTTTGTGCCTATAAACAGAATTAAAATAACCAGTGCAAGGCCAAGCATTAATGAGGAGTTCAATGATACATTGCCAATTGTTATTAAAACAGGTATCATAAAACCTATAATTGATGAGAAGTTCATGCTTGGGCCTATCTTCTTTGGATCTATGTTAAGGGATCTTGAAACAACGGGCAATATTGAGTTTATTCCAAGTCCAACGGCCGTGAAAAGAATTGCAATGTATATATTATATGTTGAAAATAATAGTATTCCAGATAGTGCCGCCATTGATATTGATACATATGCAACGTTCCTTATGCCGAAGCGATTTATCATAAATGGTATCATTACATAGACCGGGACGGCAATGCTGTATGCTATTATTGATTCAATGCTTGAATCAGGCAGATATGTCGGCACAATTTCAAGTATGTATGCAGGTGTAAAGCCAAGAAAGAAGACCAGAAAGGCCTTTATAGAAAAATCCATTTTATATTTTTTCACGTGTGGTGATATAACATTTAACTTCTTTGAGAAAAACACCGATGGAAGGAAAACCGAGCCCGCAAGTGATATATAAAATACCGAGCCAAGGATGGTGTAAAGCACGGCTGCCAGTGTCCAGCCAATGGCCCAGCCGCCCATGGTCAATCCCATTAATATTTTATTGCCTGAGACTGCAGATACCTCAACGGCGGCAGAGGTTGCAAGGCCAAAGAATATGCCTGTCAGCAGCCTGAATATAAGCAAAATTGAAAAGGCATGTGTAAACGCCTCAAATATGGAGAATAAAGACATAATGGATATTGATAGCATGGCCAGCCTGTGAACGCCAATTTTGGAGAAATTTGAGTAAAGAAATGGCGTGAAAGCCCTGCCAATAAACGGCGAGCCAAGAAGTATAAATGATTCAATATAGCTGAAATGATATGTTTTCACAAGTTCCGGAATAAAGAATGCAAAATTCATCAAAAAGAATGTTGATATTGAATATGCAAAGACCGGTATGAACCTTGAACTGTTATTAAATGACATGGTTTTTGAATTTCATGTCTATATTAATATGTTTTCAATTATAAAATTATTTATATAGTTCGTTTTTTTCTTTTATTCAATATGCATATTATTTAATTTAGTATTCATTTTTCAAAACATATTTATATACTTTTTGATATATTTTTTTATTAAGACCTGGAAAAACGGGAAAAATTAATATATTAAAAATTTGCATTTTTATATATGTCCAGAACGGCCTTAAGATCCCTTAGCTCCAGCTCCGGACTGAATGGTACGTCATTATCATTTTCAATGCTCTCTGCAAATGATGATATCTCCTTTTCAAATATATCATATGGCCTTACATCAACCTTTTTACCGTTCATTATTAATCCACCGTAGGCTGTTCTTATTCCGGAATCCCATGATATTTTACTGGATGAATCCTCGTACATGGAGCCATTTTCGCCTATAATCTCAAAGGCGGGCAATCTGGGCGAAAACCTGTATGCCCATGAGTAAAAGAAAAGGCCGGCTGCACCATTTTTGAATTTAAAGAGCGCATTTATATTATCCTCGCCCTCAAGATCAGTGCCACCATGGTTTATAATTGAGCGCACGTCCGAATAATCACCGGCGAAATTTAAAAGCGTATCTATAAAATGTATGCCGCCGTCTATCAATGCACCACCACCCATGGATTCCCTGTTTAATCTCCAGCCACCATGATCAAAGAACCTTTGATCCCTGACGATCACGGTTTTTACATCACCAATGGCATTGTTTTGTATTAGCCTCCTGGCCTCGGTGGCATATGGATCAAAGAAGTACTGTTCTGCAACCATGAATTTCACCCTGTTCTTTCTCGAGACATCAATCATGGCTTTGCCGTCATCAAGCGTTGTTGCTATTGGCTTTTCCACAAGCACGTGTTTTTTATGCTCCATGGCCTTTATGGCAAGATCCCTGTGAAGGTTATGTGGAACCACAAGATCCACTATGTCTGCATCAGAGTTCAATGCCTCATTGTAATCGTTAAAAACCCTTTTTATATCATACCTGGATTTTGCCTCAGCTATGACGTTTTCCTTTCTTTCCATTACATATATGTCCATGTTTTTAATCGCGCTTAGATGTCTCATTCCAAAACCGTTTATACCAACAACAAGTATTTTCATAATTTATATAATAATAATTAGTATTAAAAAACTGTTAAAAACCCTAAAATATGGTATTTAATTTTTGATGCAAAAATGAAATTATAAATCCTGTTTATGGATATTGAATAAATGATTTATCTATACATAATCATAGCACTTATAGGCATAGGCGTTGGGGCACTTACAGGGATAACCGGAAGCAGTGGCGTTTTAATAGTTGTTCCTGCCCTTTCAATAATGGGGCTTGGATTTAAAACTGCCGTTGGCTCAAGCCTTCTGGTTGATGTGATAACAACAACCATAGTAATATACGTTTATTTCAAGGACAAAACTCTTGATATTTACACAGGTCTCTTTATGGGTGTTGGTGCCGTAATAGGGGCCCAGATAGGAACATACATAGCATCAATGATAGATGCATTTCCACTGGAGCTGGCATTTATATTCATGACCGGGTACATGTCATATTACAGCATGAAGCGCTCGTTTAAAAAGACGAATATAGCAAAAAGAAACATAGAAAGGAAAAAGGCCCTGCCAGTGGCCATGCTTTTAAGCATTCCAATAGGCATATTAACCGGAACAATAGGCACAAGCGGCGGGGTCATGTTTGTTTTTATAACAATGCTGCTTTTTAACATATCGGCACAGAAGATGGTTGGAACTGCAACACTGGCAATGCTTTTCTCCGCATTGAGCGGTGTTGGTGGATACATAAGAATAGGGCATATAGATTTTTTATACTCTATAATAATAGGTGGAATAGCGCTGATCTCCGGTTACTATTTTTCAGTGTTTGCACACAGGATAGATGAAAAGTACATATACAGGTCTCTATCTTTTATATTCATGGCAGTAATTATAACAGAATCAATAAAGATAGTTTAGGGTATAATGCCCTTTAAATTTGAATAGTATCTGCCAAGGTATTTATAATCATGCAGTGAGCATGATCTGCATTTTTCATTTTTGTTTATTTTTATTTTTTCAATTGACATGTTTAATGAGTCTATTAATAAAAGATCTTCATCGGTATTTCCAAGGATGAACTTAACGGCAGTGTTCACGGCAAGGGATGAAACAATTGATGCTGTTGTTGCAACAATGCCTGTAACATCGCAGTTTGGTATCTCGCCAGGATCCCTGTTATAGCATGCAAAGCATGCAGTAATTCCCGGATTTATTAATTTCACCTGACCGTAAAATTCAGAAACCGCCATGAAAACCCATGGGATTCGAAATTTATCACATGCATCATTTATAATCATTCTTGTTGTTATATTATCAGTGCAGTCAAAAACAATATCAAAATCCCTTACAATTTCATAATTTGATGAATCGAATCTTGATGTTTCATATGATATGTTTACCAAGCTGTTTATCTTTTTTATTCTTTTAAATATGGTTTCTGCCTTGTAGCTTCCAAGATCGTCTTCATTGTAAAGGGCCTGCCTGTTTAAATTTGTGATCTCTATTTTATCGTCATCGATCACGTGTATTCTGCCAAAGCCAAGCATTGCAAGACTCATAATTGTATATGATCCGGTTCCACCGGCACCTATTACAAGGGCCCTGGTTTTTCTTATTTTTTCCTGGCCGTTTTTACCAATAAATTTTATGATCTCCTGTCTTGAATACCTCATTTATATTTAATTTTAATTTCATTATTAAGCTTTAATGATTGAATTGTATTTATATTAAATTGCCATATTTAAAATCATGTTTGTTATTGATACATCTGCAATACTTTCAAGAAGGATAAGCATTGCCGATGATAATTATATATTCACGCCTGGCGTAATCTCAGAGATTAAAAAGGGTAAGTTGAAGATTATACTTGACTCCGTGCCTTTAAATATTAAAATGCCGGGGATTGATTCAATTAATGCTGTTATAAAGGCCGCAAATGAAACAGGCGATTTGCATGTTCTAAGCAATGTTGATATAGAGGTCATAGCAATGGCCTACGAGATTCACGGGATTATAATAAGCGATGATTATGCAATACAGAACGTGGCAAGGCACATGCACATAAAATACGAGGGCGCAGATTTAAAAACGATAGATAAAAAATTGAAATGGAGGTATCGCTGCACAGGCTGCCGCAGGGTATACAACGATTACATAGAAACCTGCCCGGTATGCGGCCATAAAACCAAAAGGTTCACATATAAATAAATATCTTTAAATGAATGGTAAGTTTATATTCATTGAATTTTGTTTTGTTCTGGACGGTGTTTTTAGAATTTAATTAACAACAAATATAAAATTCATAGAGATTTATATTATATAAATAATAATGTGGTCTTCCCTTTGATATCACAAAAAAATCTTTTATAATTGAACTTAATAAAGCAGTAAATGATGCACAAATTCATCTGGAAGGTGATATTAACAGGTGCCGGCGATAGGAGGTACCTTATGTCAAAGATTGCATACAATTCAGATGTACCGGCAACGTCAAAAATACTTAGAAAAAGGATAAGGATAAACAACAGCAGCGATGTTTATAATATAGATCTAATGCTTAATGATATAGATCCTGGTGAGATCAATGATTCCATTGCAAAAACCGCAGCATTCATCATTGTTGCAGCAAACATAACGGATAAAAGCACGCTTGATGAGTCAATAAGAATTATAAAGAGTTTAAATGGAAAGAACGTTTATATAATAGCCCTTGGGGATGATGAAAAATACAGGGCAGAGTTTTATGACAGGGAGCTTGAAAAGTTAAATAATATGGTTTCAGGCTATTATATAACAAGTCTTAAATATGATATAGAACCTGTTATAGAAAGGATTGTAAACAATACAATAGAAAGAATGAATATATAAATATTAATAAATAATAATGCAGCAATGGATTACATCATAGAGGATGGTTTTCATTTTGATATAAAAAACGGAAAGAGCCCATCGTATTTAATAAATAAATACAGAACCGGACATGTTATAGGAAATGTCTATTTATTAAATAAATATGAGGCATTTTACCTTTATTTAAAGAATAAGATAAGCATAGATGATGAATTTTTTAATGGAAACATTAAATTCTACATGGCATATGAAAATTTGATCGGCTCCGGCCTTTACGTTAAAATTCTCAATGATTGCTTTATGTGCAGGAAAAGCAGGAATTCAAGGTATAAAAAGGTAAGATTCATGCCAGATGACATTTTACTATCATTTAAGGATCTATACAGCGATGATTCTAATATATACATAACCGTTGATGAGGAATACGAATCTGTATATTACAGCATGGAGAGAATTGATATAAAAGGCTCTAGAAAAGATGATTTTTCAGCAGCATCCATTGATGTTTCCTCCGGTGCGTACTTTGGCATGAACTGCCCTGAATGGTTTGGAATAGATTTCCATGGAAAAAGGCTGTTAAATGACTATGAAATAAGATTTTTGAATAATGATGTAAAAAGCAATGTTGATGTAATATACAAAGACTTAATAAAAAGGGGATTTATAGTCAAGAGCGGATTTAAGTATGGCTCAAATTTCAGAATATATAAAAATTCCATGAATGAGCATTCAGATTACCTTGTTAATTACATGGATCACGATCTCTGGTATGTAATAGCAAGGGCCGTTCGCCTGGCATCCAATGTAAGAAAAAGGCTTATAATATCAGGTATAATTGATAATGATCCGGTTTATATAAAAATAGAGAGAATTAAGGATATAAAAACAATCCTTTAAATCTGGACCTCAAAGTCGTCTATTGTCTGCTTAAACTCATCGTATGATTTTATATCGCCACGGTTCTTTAAAATCTCGCGTGCAAGAAGCCAGTAGATAACTGCGAGTGATCTCCTGCCTTTATTGTTTGTTGGTATTATAAGATCTACAAAGTCTGTTTTGTTGTTTGCATCGCACATTGCAATTATTGGTATGCCAACCTTTATTGCCTCCTTCATTGCCTGGGTATCAGCCAGTGGATCCGTAACAAGTATAATCTTTGCCTCCGAGTAATTTGGCAGTGCCGGATTTGTAAGCGTGCCTGGTATAAACCTGCCAATTATTGATTTCGAGCCAACGACCTCTGAGAACTTCGATACCGGCCTGAATGCGTACTGCCTCTGTGCAACGGCCAGTATCTGCTCAGGCCTGTACCTTGCAAGCATCTTGCCGGCAATGATTAGTGCGTGGTTTGTCTTTCTTATATCAAGTATGTAAAGTCCATCGTTTCTTATCTTGAATATGTATGGATCCATATCCTTTGATTTTATCTGTGTGCCTATATGAATACCTGATTTCTGGTATTCATCCTCTGGTATTAACAGCTCCTCTTCCATCATAATATCACTTTTAACCTTTTTATGTAATTATTTATTATTATATAATTGTTTTATTTCTTATTCCCATTCTATAGTTGCAGGCGGTTTGCTTGTTATATCATAAACAACACGGTTTATCTCTGGTATTTCATCTGTTATCCTGTTTGATATGTTCTCAAGAACTGACCAGTCAGGCCTTGAGAATGTGCCTGACATGCCATCAATTGTGTCTATGAACCTGATCGCAATGGTAAGCCCATAGGTTCTCTGATCCCCGTGGATTCCGGTTGTTCTTACAGGTAAAAGAACTGGAAAGTACTGCCATGGTTTATCATTTAGTTTTGATGATTCGTATTCAACAATGTCCGTTGCCCTCCTTAGTATGTTAAGCTTTTCCTCTGTAACCTCGCCTATGATGCGTATTGCAAGTCCTGGCCCCGGAAATGGCTGTACCTCAGGCAGGCCCAGGTACCTGGATACCTCGCGTACCTCGTCCTTGTAGAGATCCCTCAAAGGTTCAACAAGCCTTAAATTCATCTTTTCAGGAAGACCGCCAACATTATGGTGGCTCTTGATGGTATCCCTGGATCCGCCACCGCTCTCTATCCAGTCCGGTGCTATCGTTCCCTGGAGCAGTGATTCCGCACCATAGTTTTTTGCCTCCTCCTCAAAAACCTCAATAAAGGTCCTTCCAATGATCTTTCTCTTTTCCTCAGGGTCTGTTACATTTCTTAACCTTGATATAAAAAGCGATGATCTGTCCAGTATCCTTCCGTTGACGTTATAACTTGAGAATATTTCCTTTATTCTTTTAATATCATTGTTCCTTAATAAACCTGTGTCTATGAAAACTGTTAATATATCGGTCTTCGCCATGGATGATATTACAGCCAGAAGTGTACTATCCTGGCCGCCAGAGCATGCAAGTATGCCCCTTTTAACGTTTTTTTCTATGAATGAAACCGAATCTTTTATAAATTTCTCCGGATCCAACATAAAAAGTAATAAATGGATAATATATTTATTTTATGTCTTCATGATTGCACCAAGGAAGATTAGAAGCGCTATTAATATTCCTATTATTGATGCAATCAAATAGAAGACCGTTGGCTCAAGCACAGAGTAAACAAAGCTGACACGGAATACATCGTATGATCCGAAGATTACGAATAGGCCAAAGATTATGCCTATAACCAGCAGAATTATGCCAACGGCACGGCTCCTGCCGGTTCCAAAGTAGGATGTTAGTATTCCAAGTATAATCATGGAAAGGGCAAACAGTGCAAGCAAAACCAAAACAAAAACAATCCAGTTCCAGTGAAACATGTTTACACCCTTATAGTTTTATCTCCATAAGCGTTTTTGTGTCTATAACGCCTGCTATCGTCCTTATATTATCAATAATGTATTTCCCTATGTCACCGTTAACTGTTAGCTTGGCTATCATATCGTACTCGCCAAGCAGCGGATGGACCTCGATTATCCCGTTTAATGATGATATCTTTTGGTAAACCTCGTACTCCTTGCCAGGGATTATGCTTATTAATATAAAGGCTGTATCCATTTGGTGCTAAAATCCTATAACAAATATAAATCTTTGCAAGAGTAACCTAAGATTTTGGCATGCTTTTTGAGAGTTTTATTAGTATTTTAAGTATCTCGCTTCTTGGCGGCTCCTCATATGCACCCTTGCAGAGCGCCTCAACAACGATTACATAGCTGGTAAATGTTGTTTCATAGATTCTTACCTGCAGCCTTCCCTTTATAAAATCCAGTGATTTCAATGCATCATAGGCCCTTGGTATAAAAATGTCTGGATCTATGTCCTTTGAAACCTCGAATTTTGTTCTTACAAGCCTGGAATCATTGACACCATGGACAAAGATTGCGGACTGTATCATTATGCTGTTTGGTATCTTCAAAGGAACGTTGTCATCTGTAAGCATGGATGTGTACATTAATGAGATGTTTGTAACAACGCCTGTATAACCAGGAATTAAAAAATCGTTTGAATAGAACTTCGGCGGGTATGCTGGTGCATCAAGACCGTACTGCCATGTTGATACTGTTATCCTGTCGCCAACCTTAAAGGGCCTTGATCCAACAACGGCTATACCACCAAATATGTTTGAAAGGACATCCTGTGATGCAAGACCAAGAACAAGGCCTGCAAAGCCACCGGCTGCAAGTGCGGCGCCTATATCAATCTTTAAAATTGAGAAGAAAATAACTGCTGTTATTATATATCCGATTAATTTTATTGTAAAATTCATTGTACCGGCGGTTGATTGCCCTGCAAGATTCCTTGTTGTCCTTGATAAAATATCCGCAGAGAAGTTTGTTATTAATACTCCGGCAATAGCTATTAATATTCCATAGAAAACCAGATGATATTCATCTGCTATCTGGTTATGAAATACAAATTGAAGGACCAGGAGCAGGACGAATAATACAATTACGCTAATTAAGGTTATTACAAGATAGGATATTGCCCTGGAGCGTTTTATCATATGATCACCTAAAATATTTGCTTATTTATCTATTTTATAAATAGGTATTGTTTAAATTATTTATAAGACATTTTCATGAAATACTTTTATATTAAATAAAGATCAGCTATCATGTACTATTTTAAATGCCGTGATCTTGGATGGGACTGCTCGTTTGAACATCATGCCAGTGTTAAGGAGGATCTTTTACCAAGGATAAGAACGCATTTTCATTATGCACACCGCATTGATGAGATTGATCCTGATATGGAAAAAAAGATCTTTTCTGTTGTAACAGAACAGTGATTTTTTATGAAGATAGAGCGATTGAAGGGCTTCAGGGATCACTATCCGGATGATATGGAAATACGCTATGATTTCATTAAAAAGATGATGGATACTGCAATATCCTTTGGATATAAAATGATAGACTTTCCATCGCTGGAATCCATGGATCTTTACAGGCTTAAATCAGGAACGGAACTTGTTGAGCAGACGTTTTCATTTACAGATAAGGGCGGCAGGGAGGTTACAATGATTCCAGAGGCAACACCATCAACTATGAGAATGCTCACATCAAGAAAGGATATTAAAATGCCGGCAAGATGGTTCTCAATACCAAAGGTCTGGCGCTACGAGGAGCCCCAGGAGGGCAGATACAGGGAGCATATACAGTTCAATGCAGACATGTTTGGTGCAGATTCACCAGAGGCTGATGCCGAGATAATAGGTCTGGCGGCAACGATACTTGATAACCTTGGCCTCTCCGGACAGTATGAAATAAACGTAAATGATAGGTATTTAATGGAGCTGATTCTCAGGGATCTTGGCTCAAAGAATCCTGTTGATTTATTTCCAGTTATAGACAGATTTAAAAAGATGGATTTAACCGACTTCAAGAAAAGGCTGCTAAAAGATCTTGATGATGATGCATCAGAAAAACTAATATCTCTGCTTAAAGACAAGATTGATATAAATGATGTTGAAAGATTATTAAATGGCTATGCAAATGATGTTATGGAAAGGGTAAAAAGGTTAAAGGATACCTTTGCGCTTACCTCGAAATATACAAAGAGTAAATTGAACATAGATTTGTCTGTTGTACGTGGCCTTTCATATTATACCGGCATAGTCTTCGAGGCCTTTGACATTTCAGGAGAGCTCAGGGCCATACTTGGTGGTGGCAGGTATGACAATTTATCGAACCTTTTTATAAATGAGAGCATACCTGCTGTTGGCTTTGCAATAGGCGATGCTGTAATAGAGCTTTTATTAAAAAGGAACAACCTCTGGAATTATAAAGATAAAAGAAAGAGATATTACGTTGTTAATATCTCATCGAGTCCAGAAGCCCATATAGAGATATTAAACAAAATAAGAGGATCAGGCAACATTGCAATATCAGAGGTGAATAAAAGAAAGATGCAAACGATAATAAAATACGCCGAGAGCATTAAATGCGACTTTTTAATAATCATTGGTGATAGGGAATTATCATCAAAAAAGATGACTATAAAGAACCTAAGAACCCAGGAGCAGGCCGAGATAGATGTTGATGATTTTATTAATAATATAAATTCATAAATTTTTATGGAAAATATTATAACTAAATTAGTATTGTTTTTTTATGATTTATGATTTAATTGATTTAAATGATCTTGAGGACGGGAAATTAAAAAAGGTTTCGTTAAATGATATAGAGGTTCTTTTATACAGGGATGGTTCCAGTGTATATGCATACGAGCCGTACTGCACACACGAAAAGTACGATCTTTCCGAGGGTTTTATAGAGGATGGTTGCATAGTCTGCCCAAACCATTTTGCTTCATTTGAGATATCATCAGGAAATGTAAGAAGCGGACCTGAGGGCGATGATGAAAATATCAATAATTTAAGGATGTATAAGGTAATATTGAAGAATGGAAGGGTAATGGTCGATATACCATGATACTGGTCTTAATAAAGCAGGTTCCTGATGTTAATGAGATAAAATTTGATGAGAAAACAAGGAGAATAGTAAGGGACAACGTTAAATTATTGATGAATTCCTTTGACAAGAAGGCCGTTGAGGAATCAATAAGGTTATCTGAAAGATATAACCTTGACACTGCCGTTGCAACGATGGGCCCGCCACAGGCAATAACAGTTCTTGAGGAGGCAATAAGGATGGGTGTTAACTCTGGATATTTAATATCA from Picrophilus oshimae DSM 9789 includes:
- a CDS encoding MFS transporter; protein product: MSFNNSSRFIPVFAYSISTFFLMNFAFFIPELVKTYHFSYIESFILLGSPFIGRAFTPFLYSNFSKIGVHRLAMLSISIMSLFSIFEAFTHAFSILLIFRLLTGIFFGLATSAAVEVSAVSGNKILMGLTMGGWAIGWTLAAVLYTILGSVFYISLAGSVFLPSVFFSKKLNVISPHVKKYKMDFSIKAFLVFFLGFTPAYILEIVPTYLPDSSIESIIAYSIAVPVYVMIPFMINRFGIRNVAYVSISMAALSGILLFSTYNIYIAILFTAVGLGINSILPVVSRSLNIDPKKIGPSMNFSSIIGFMIPVLITIGNVSLNSSLMLGLALVILILFIGTNGFKISYSKNTITRHHHN
- a CDS encoding Gfo/Idh/MocA family protein; protein product: MKILVVGINGFGMRHLSAIKNMDIYVMERKENVIAEAKSRYDIKRVFNDYNEALNSDADIVDLVVPHNLHRDLAIKAMEHKKHVLVEKPIATTLDDGKAMIDVSRKNRVKFMVAEQYFFDPYATEARRLIQNNAIGDVKTVIVRDQRFFDHGGWRLNRESMGGGALIDGGIHFIDTLLNFAGDYSDVRSIINHGGTDLEGEDNINALFKFKNGAAGLFFYSWAYRFSPRLPAFEIIGENGSMYEDSSSKISWDSGIRTAYGGLIMNGKKVDVRPYDIFEKEISSFAESIENDNDVPFSPELELRDLKAVLDIYKNANF
- a CDS encoding sulfite exporter TauE/SafE family protein, with amino-acid sequence MIYLYIIIALIGIGVGALTGITGSSGVLIVVPALSIMGLGFKTAVGSSLLVDVITTTIVIYVYFKDKTLDIYTGLFMGVGAVIGAQIGTYIASMIDAFPLELAFIFMTGYMSYYSMKRSFKKTNIAKRNIERKKALPVAMLLSIPIGILTGTIGTSGGVMFVFITMLLFNISAQKMVGTATLAMLFSALSGVGGYIRIGHIDFLYSIIIGGIALISGYYFSVFAHRIDEKYIYRSLSFIFMAVIITESIKIV
- a CDS encoding HesA/MoeB/ThiF family protein; the encoded protein is MRYSRQEIIKFIGKNGQEKIRKTRALVIGAGGTGSYTIMSLAMLGFGRIHVIDDDKIEITNLNRQALYNEDDLGSYKAETIFKRIKKINSLVNISYETSRFDSSNYEIVRDFDIVFDCTDNITTRMIINDACDKFRIPWVFMAVSEFYGQVKLINPGITACFACYNRDPGEIPNCDVTGIVATTASIVSSLAVNTAVKFILGNTDEDLLLIDSLNMSIEKIKINKNEKCRSCSLHDYKYLGRYYSNLKGIIP
- a CDS encoding type II toxin-antitoxin system VapC family toxin, with product MFVIDTSAILSRRISIADDNYIFTPGVISEIKKGKLKIILDSVPLNIKMPGIDSINAVIKAANETGDLHVLSNVDIEVIAMAYEIHGIIISDDYAIQNVARHMHIKYEGADLKTIDKKLKWRYRCTGCRRVYNDYIETCPVCGHKTKRFTYK
- the endA gene encoding tRNA-intron lyase, whose amino-acid sequence is MDYIIEDGFHFDIKNGKSPSYLINKYRTGHVIGNVYLLNKYEAFYLYLKNKISIDDEFFNGNIKFYMAYENLIGSGLYVKILNDCFMCRKSRNSRYKKVRFMPDDILLSFKDLYSDDSNIYITVDEEYESVYYSMERIDIKGSRKDDFSAASIDVSSGAYFGMNCPEWFGIDFHGKRLLNDYEIRFLNNDVKSNVDVIYKDLIKRGFIVKSGFKYGSNFRIYKNSMNEHSDYLVNYMDHDLWYVIARAVRLASNVRKRLIISGIIDNDPVYIKIERIKDIKTIL
- the rpsB gene encoding 30S ribosomal protein S2 — encoded protein: MEEELLIPEDEYQKSGIHIGTQIKSKDMDPYIFKIRNDGLYILDIRKTNHALIIAGKMLARYRPEQILAVAQRQYAFRPVSKFSEVVGSKSIIGRFIPGTLTNPALPNYSEAKIILVTDPLADTQAMKEAIKVGIPIIAMCDANNKTDFVDLIIPTNNKGRRSLAVIYWLLAREILKNRGDIKSYDEFKQTIDDFEVQI
- the guaA gene encoding glutamine-hydrolyzing GMP synthase yields the protein MDPEKFIKDSVSFIEKNVKRGILACSGGQDSTLLAVISSMAKTDILTVFIDTGLLRNNDIKRIKEIFSSYNVNGRILDRSSLFISRLRNVTDPEEKRKIIGRTFIEVFEEEAKNYGAESLLQGTIAPDWIESGGGSRDTIKSHHNVGGLPEKMNLRLVEPLRDLYKDEVREVSRYLGLPEVQPFPGPGLAIRIIGEVTEEKLNILRRATDIVEYESSKLNDKPWQYFPVLLPVRTTGIHGDQRTYGLTIAIRFIDTIDGMSGTFSRPDWSVLENISNRITDEIPEINRVVYDITSKPPATIEWE
- a CDS encoding Lrp/AsnC ligand binding domain-containing protein → MDTAFILISIIPGKEYEVYQKISSLNGIIEVHPLLGEYDMIAKLTVNGDIGKYIIDNIRTIAGVIDTKTLMEIKL
- a CDS encoding mechanosensitive ion channel family protein, with product MIKRSRAISYLVITLISVIVLFVLLLVLQFVFHNQIADEYHLVFYGILIAIAGVLITNFSADILSRTTRNLAGQSTAGTMNFTIKLIGYIITAVIFFSILKIDIGAALAAGGFAGLVLGLASQDVLSNIFGGIAVVGSRPFKVGDRITVSTWQYGLDAPAYPPKFYSNDFLIPGYTGVVTNISLMYTSMLTDDNVPLKIPNSIMIQSAIFVHGVNDSRLVRTKFEVSKDIDPDIFIPRAYDALKSLDFIKGRLQVRIYETTFTSYVIVVEALCKGAYEEPPRSEILKILIKLSKSMPKS
- a CDS encoding DUF1059 domain-containing protein — encoded protein: MYYFKCRDLGWDCSFEHHASVKEDLLPRIRTHFHYAHRIDEIDPDMEKKIFSVVTEQ
- the hisS gene encoding histidine--tRNA ligase, translating into MKIERLKGFRDHYPDDMEIRYDFIKKMMDTAISFGYKMIDFPSLESMDLYRLKSGTELVEQTFSFTDKGGREVTMIPEATPSTMRMLTSRKDIKMPARWFSIPKVWRYEEPQEGRYREHIQFNADMFGADSPEADAEIIGLAATILDNLGLSGQYEINVNDRYLMELILRDLGSKNPVDLFPVIDRFKKMDLTDFKKRLLKDLDDDASEKLISLLKDKIDINDVERLLNGYANDVMERVKRLKDTFALTSKYTKSKLNIDLSVVRGLSYYTGIVFEAFDISGELRAILGGGRYDNLSNLFINESIPAVGFAIGDAVIELLLKRNNLWNYKDKRKRYYVVNISSSPEAHIEILNKIRGSGNIAISEVNKRKMQTIIKYAESIKCDFLIIIGDRELSSKKMTIKNLRTQEQAEIDVDDFINNINS
- a CDS encoding Rieske (2Fe-2S) protein, giving the protein MIYDLIDLNDLEDGKLKKVSLNDIEVLLYRDGSSVYAYEPYCTHEKYDLSEGFIEDGCIVCPNHFASFEISSGNVRSGPEGDDENINNLRMYKVILKNGRVMVDIP